Proteins encoded together in one Bactrocera neohumeralis isolate Rockhampton chromosome 4, APGP_CSIRO_Bneo_wtdbg2-racon-allhic-juicebox.fasta_v2, whole genome shotgun sequence window:
- the LOC126756153 gene encoding uncharacterized protein LOC126756153 isoform X2 produces MPNLWQFLSIFLVFSSVYAKHCTIRMPRDAPQPTPIILTSAGLFRPTSADTTITEYDNITLLCTGNNNEVLALNQAIVTLVCENGNFLHNNKTYALQGLKCNSVPTTQLWQTNTICAAGHGVFYEVGINYNNWHTIFKICFNQDTQRTIYSRNLINGYMQKYREKQNCRPSFRSGGMRSNLNDLLVYTQKNQRERFTALFGANQNFIDETSYLARGHIAPFADFIFCYEQYATFNYANVAPKWQAVNAGNWVRVENAVRKIASSKQSDLLVFTGTLGVLELRNPLTSRNTSIYLGENQKIAVPKWFYKVVMHPTFAIDIVFVTLNNPFDDEKGVFCNNICNQICKEHSFDCTKFKDTKKGYTFCCELKDFWATAIGFGTPYYKLPFGWSYKN; encoded by the exons ATGCCTAACTTGTGGCAgtttttgtcgatttttttgGTGTTCAGTAGTGTTTACG CCAAACATTGTACAATTAGGATGCCAAGGGATGCGCCGCAACCGACACCTATTATTTTGACGAGTGCTGGATTATTCAGACCTACTAGCGCAGACACTACAATTACGGAGTATGATAATATAACACTGCTTTGTACGGGAAATAACAATGAAGTGCTTGCTCTAAATCAAGCGATAGTCACATTGGTTTGTGAAAATGGCAACTTTCTCCATAATAATAAGACATATGCGTTACAAGGTCTGAAATGTAATTCGGTACCGACCACTCAGCTATGGCAAACAAACACTATTTGCGCTGCAGGCCATGGTGTATTTTATGAAGTGGGAATTAACTACAACAACTGGCAtaccattttcaaaatttgcttcaATCAAGACACACAGCGCACGATTTACTCACGTAATTTGATTAATGGCTAtatgcaaaaat atCGAGAGAAGCAAAACTGTCGTCCATCTTTTAGAAGTGGAGGTATGAGAAGTAATCTGAatgatttacttgtatatacacagaaAAATCAACGAGAACGTTTCACAGCGCTTTTTGGTGCCAACCAAAACTTCATCGATGAGACCAGTTACCTTGCACGCGGTCATATCGCACCATTTGCGGATTTCATATTTTGTTACGAACAGTATGCCACTTTCAATTACGCGAACGTTGCTCCCAAGTGGCAAGCTGTGAATGCCGGGAATTGGGTACGCGTGGAAAACGCTGTGCGCAAGATCGCCTCTTCGAAGCAATCCGATTTATTGGTATTTACCGGTACTTTAGGCGTATTAGAACTGCGAAATCCACTGACTTCTCGGAATACTAGCATATATTTGGGTGAAAATCAAAAGATTGCTGTGCCAAAATGGTTCTATAAGGTGGTGATGCATCCTACTTTCGCGATTGATATCGTCTTTGTCACGCTGAATAATCCGTTTGACGATGAAAAAGGAGTGTTTTGTAACAATATTTGTAACCAAATTTGTAAAGAGCATAGCTTCGACTGTACTAAATTTAAAGATACTAAGAAAGGTTATACGTTTTGTTGTGAGTTGAAGGACTTTTGGGCCACTGCTATAGGTTTTGGAACCCCTTATTACAAACTACCATTTGGCTGGAGTTATAAGAACTAA
- the LOC126756153 gene encoding uncharacterized protein LOC126756153 isoform X3, which yields MWKFLSIFLVFSGVYANDCTIRLPEDVQQKTPIILTNTGLFRPTSTNTTIEENGKITLLCTGRNNKVLALNQNMVTLVCRNGNFRYMGRKHALQDMKCDSVPTSQLWQRGTTRICAAGKGVFYEVGFSLGGNRHIILKICFNQDKQRTIYSRNLINGFVRNDRAKTECRPSFFKSEGVEGNLNDLYKKSTQQTRFKALFGANQNFIGETSFLARGHIAPVADFIFCYEQYATFYYANAAPEWQVVNAGNWKRVENAVRKIAFSQRSDLLVFTGTLGVLELRNPLTSLKTSIYLGENQKIAVPKWFYKVVMHPRFAIDIVFITLNNPFDDEKEEFCNNICSQICNEHKLECSEFTDTNKGYTFCCELKDFWANAMGVGTPYYELPVGWSYKN from the exons ATGTGGAAgtttttgtcgatttttttgGTGTTCAGTGGTGTTTACG CCAACGATTGCACAATTAGGTTGCCGGAGGATGTGCAGCAGAAGACACCTATTATTTTGACGAATACTGGATTATTCAGACCTACTAGCACAAACACTACAATTGAGGAGAATGGCAAAATAACACTGCTTTGTACTGGAAGGAACAATAAAGTGCTTGCTCTAAATCAAAACATGGTAACATTGGTGTGTAGAAATGGTAATTTTCGCTATATGGGACGGAAACATGCGTTACAAGATATGAAATGTGATTCGGTACCAACCTCTCAGCTATGGCAAAGAGGCACTACTCGTATTTGCGCTGCAGGCAAAGGTGTATTTTATGAAGTGGGATTTAGCTTAGGCGGCAACAGGCacatcattttaaaaatttgcttcaATCAAGACAAACAGCGCACGATCTACTCACGTAATTTGATTAATGGCTTTGTCCGAAATG atcGAGCTAAGACAGAATGCCGCCCATCTTTTTTTAAAAGTGAAGGTGTGGAAGGTAATCTGAatgatttatataaaaagtcAACTCAACAAACACGCTTCAAAGCGCTTTTTGGTGCCAACCAAAACTTCATCGGTGAGACCAGTTTCCTTGCACGCGGTCATATCGCACCAGTTGccgatttcattttttgttacgAACAGTATGCCACTTTCTATTATGCGAACGCTGCTCCAGAGTGGCAAGTCGTGAATGCCGGTAATTGGAAACGCGTGGAGAACGCTGTGCGCAAGATCGCCTTTTCGCAGCGATCCGATTTATTGGTATTCACCGGTACTTTAGGCGTATTAGAGTTGCGAAATCCACTGACTTCTCTCAAAACAAGCATATATTTGGGTGAAAATCAAAAGATTGCTGTGCCAAAATGGTTCTATAAGGTGGTGATGCATCCTAGGTTTGCCATTGATATCGTCTTTATCACGCTGAATAATCCATTTGACGATGAAAAAGAAGagttttgtaataatatttgtagCCAAATTTGTAATGAGCATAAGTTGGAGTGTTCCGAATTTACGGATACTAACAAAGGTTATACATTTTGTTGTGAGTTAAAGGATTTTTGGGCCAATGCTATGGGTGTTGGAACTCCTTATTACGAACTACCAGTTGGCTGGAGTTATAAGAACTAA
- the LOC126756153 gene encoding uncharacterized protein LOC126756153 isoform X1 — MPNLWQFLSIFLVFSSVYANDCTIRLPEDVQQKTPIILTNTGLFRPTSTNTTIEENGKITLLCTGRNNKVLALNQNMVTLVCRNGNFRYMGRKHALQDMKCDSVPTSQLWQRGTTRICAAGKGVFYEVGFSLGGNRHIILKICFNQDKQRTIYSRNLINGFVRNDRAKTECRPSFFKSEGVEGNLNDLYKKSTQQTRFKALFGANQNFIGETSFLARGHIAPVADFIFCYEQYATFYYANAAPEWQVVNAGNWKRVENAVRKIAFSQRSDLLVFTGTLGVLELRNPLTSLKTSIYLGENQKIAVPKWFYKVVMHPRFAIDIVFITLNNPFDDEKEEFCNNICSQICNEHKLECSEFTDTNKGYTFCCELKDFWANAMGVGTPYYELPVGWSYKN; from the exons ATGCCTAACTTGTGGCAgtttttgtcgatttttttgGTGTTCAGTAGTGTTTACG CCAACGATTGCACAATTAGGTTGCCGGAGGATGTGCAGCAGAAGACACCTATTATTTTGACGAATACTGGATTATTCAGACCTACTAGCACAAACACTACAATTGAGGAGAATGGCAAAATAACACTGCTTTGTACTGGAAGGAACAATAAAGTGCTTGCTCTAAATCAAAACATGGTAACATTGGTGTGTAGAAATGGTAATTTTCGCTATATGGGACGGAAACATGCGTTACAAGATATGAAATGTGATTCGGTACCAACCTCTCAGCTATGGCAAAGAGGCACTACTCGTATTTGCGCTGCAGGCAAAGGTGTATTTTATGAAGTGGGATTTAGCTTAGGCGGCAACAGGCacatcattttaaaaatttgcttcaATCAAGACAAACAGCGCACGATCTACTCACGTAATTTGATTAATGGCTTTGTCCGAAATG atcGAGCTAAGACAGAATGCCGCCCATCTTTTTTTAAAAGTGAAGGTGTGGAAGGTAATCTGAatgatttatataaaaagtcAACTCAACAAACACGCTTCAAAGCGCTTTTTGGTGCCAACCAAAACTTCATCGGTGAGACCAGTTTCCTTGCACGCGGTCATATCGCACCAGTTGccgatttcattttttgttacgAACAGTATGCCACTTTCTATTATGCGAACGCTGCTCCAGAGTGGCAAGTCGTGAATGCCGGTAATTGGAAACGCGTGGAGAACGCTGTGCGCAAGATCGCCTTTTCGCAGCGATCCGATTTATTGGTATTCACCGGTACTTTAGGCGTATTAGAGTTGCGAAATCCACTGACTTCTCTCAAAACAAGCATATATTTGGGTGAAAATCAAAAGATTGCTGTGCCAAAATGGTTCTATAAGGTGGTGATGCATCCTAGGTTTGCCATTGATATCGTCTTTATCACGCTGAATAATCCATTTGACGATGAAAAAGAAGagttttgtaataatatttgtagCCAAATTTGTAATGAGCATAAGTTGGAGTGTTCCGAATTTACGGATACTAACAAAGGTTATACATTTTGTTGTGAGTTAAAGGATTTTTGGGCCAATGCTATGGGTGTTGGAACTCCTTATTACGAACTACCAGTTGGCTGGAGTTATAAGAACTAA